One window of Nymphaea colorata isolate Beijing-Zhang1983 chromosome 1, ASM883128v2, whole genome shotgun sequence genomic DNA carries:
- the LOC116247007 gene encoding regulator of nonsense transcripts UPF3-like, translating into MKDPLDRTKVVLRHLPPSISQAVLMEQVDARFAGRYRWTAFRPGKTSHKNMRYARAYIDFKRPEDVLEFAEFFDGHVFVNEKGSQFKTIVEYAPSQRVPKSWSKKDGREGTIHKDSEYLEFLEMLAKPVENLPSAEIQLERREAERASAPKETIVITPLMEFVRQKRATKNGSQRTPSGKLSRRTSASAAASGSASHKRGPEKRKISASMYVLRDNTKVSAGKTSYTIVARKDEKKTSDDSGTVPVLGSEVLEDESGASGHAETGKKKVILLKGKEREVTSTSPVKNSSGPSSFKQNHRREISGKLIRSILSNKEAQQNQPQPASIQVEQQLQASPIEKDKRPPRPVRTVSKDSAHASSASLSQSDNRRISDEKVIGNDPHGLSPASDKPDRRTRNKDRPDRGVWAPLRRSDALQAVDESSSFPGRSSAEAVDSTQVAKPMVSNKRGDDGLETRDVITDNQSAITVKSRNQGTSNHHGRSGRGLSLSPDFPLNHGEAKVDTASTRGGEAKSQGFGRNSVATAENGSHRYGRRVSATGSREVDNLPSTVDGKSSKRGSPGYGAHEKQVWVQKSGSGS; encoded by the exons ATGAAGGACCCCTTGGATCGCACGAAGGTGGTGCTGAGGCATCTGCCGCCATCGATCTCGCAGGCCGTCCTTATGGAGCAAGTCGACGCCCGCTTCGCCGGACGGTACCGGTGGACCGCTTTCCGGCCTGGGAAAACGAG CCATAAGAACATGCGCTATGCTCGAGCTTATATAGATTTCAAAAGGCCTGAGGATGTTCTCGAGTTTGCTGAGTTCTTTGATGGTCATGTTTTTGTCAATGAGAAAG GTTCTCAATTTAAGACCATTGTCGAATATGCACCTTCACAACGTGTCCCAAAGTCGTGGTCGAAGAAGGATGGTCGTGAAGGGACCATTCACAAAG ACTCCGAATATTTGGAGTTTCTGGAAATGCTTGCTAAGCCAGTGGAGAATCTTCCAAGTGCAGAGATACAATTGGAAAGAAGAGAAGCAGAACGTGCAA GTGCACCAAAGGAAACAATCGTTATTACTCCCCTCATGGAGTTTGTTCGGCAGAAAAGAGCTACTAAAAATGGGTCTCAG AGGACACCTTCTGGGAAGCTTAGCCGGCGAACTAGtgcttctgctgctgcttctgGATCTGCTTCTCATAAGAGAGGGCCTGAGAAACGAAAAATCTCTGCTTCTATG TATGTTTTGAGGGACAATACAAAGGTTTCAGCTGGCAAAACAAGTTATACAATAGTAGCaagaaaagatgagaagaagaCTTCAGACGACTCGGGTACTGTTCCAGTGCTTGGATCTGAAGTATTGGAAGACGAAAGTG GTGCATCTGGGCATGCAGAAACTGGGAAAAAGAAAGTTATACTTTtgaaggggaaagagagagag GTAACTTCAACATCTCCAGTAAAAAATTCATCTGGACCATCCTCTTTCAAACAGAATCATAGGCGTGAGATTAGTGGAAAGCTAATCAGAAGTATTCTTTCAAATAAGGAAGCACAGCAAAATCAACCACAACCTGCATCTATCCAGGTTGAGCAGCAGTTACAGGCATCACCGATAGAGAAGGACAAACGTCCACCGCGGCCAGTTCGTACTGTTTCAAAGGATTCTGCCCATGCATCATCTGCTTCTCTGTCACAATCTGATAACAGAAGGATATCAGATGAGAAAGTTATTGGTAATGATCCACATGGTCTATCACCAGCCAGTGATAAGCCAGACAGAAGGACTAGAAACAAGGATAGACCTGATCGGGGAGTATGGGCCCCACTTCGGCGTTCTGATGCATTACAGGCAGTTGATGAGTCATCTTCTTTTCCTGGTCGATCATCAGCTGAGGCTGTAGATAGTACACAGGTGGCCAAGCCAATGGTTTCTAATAAACGTGGGGACGATGGACTGGAAACTCGAGACGTCATAACTGATAATCAGTCTGCCATCACAGTCAAATCTCGAAACCAGGGTACATCAAATCATCATGGTCGGTCTGGACGTGGTTTGTCACTGTCTCCTGATTTTCCATTGAATCATGGTGAAGCTAAAGTTGATACAGCAAGCACAAGGGGTGGGGAAGCTAAATCTCAAGGGTTTGGACGCAATAGCGTTGCAACTGCTGAGAATG GCTCTCATAGGTATGGTCGTCGGGTCTCAGCAACAGGTTCAAGAGAAGTTGACAACTTGCCAAGTACAGTTGATGGTAAATCTTCAAAGAGGGGTTCTCCTGGATATGGTGCACATGAG AAGCAAGTCTGGGTTCAGAAGTCTGGATCGGGTTCCTGA
- the LOC116252217 gene encoding uncharacterized protein LOC116252217, with amino-acid sequence MMTRRSRLPPSRFLVFFTSVLFLQFLGGLAGEPSTANNEIKSKGHGASGGGVGVKVLLICSAVVAIVAFCVFLFKRWQKKKREEQHARLLRLFEEDDELELELGLRD; translated from the exons ATGATGACTCGAAGATCGAGGCTGCCGCCGTCGAGATTCTTGGTTTTCTTCACCTCGGTGCTCTTCCTGCAATTTCTAGGAG GGCTGGCTGGTGAACCGTCGACTGCCaacaatgaaataaaatcaaaggGTCATGGTGCTTCTGGTGGTGGCGTTGGTGTCAAGGTCTTGCTTATATGCTCTGCGGTGGTAGCAATTGTGGCATTCTGTGTGTTCCTCTTCAAGAGatggcagaagaagaagagagaggagcAGCATGCCCGTCTTTTGAGATTATTTGAAGAGGACGAtgagcttgagcttgaactcGGTCTCCGTGACTGA
- the LOC116247095 gene encoding putative methylesterase 12, chloroplastic gives MGNEMTCMPRKEGKEIARSRSTTVVRSHRKMSTEEEALHMQALAIAMQHHSQRFDGSLSRRISGANGKQNLPGVTSSRRRNLPESLSHEKLTPDIIDNMETKKFVLIHGEGFGAWCWYKSIAFLEEAGFLPIALDLTGSGIDNTDTSSITSLTEYAKPLIDYLSNLRESEKVILVGHSCAGACVSYALELFPKKVSKAVFLSAAMVSNGQRPFDVFAEELAFADIFSQESQVLIHGNGKGMPPTGLKLKKHQIKDLYFNQSPAKDIALAAVSMRPIPLGPIMERLTLSKENHGSVRQFFIQALEDRLLPPIRQENMVKQNVPERVYKIRGSDHCPFFSKPLSLHKILVEIAKLP, from the exons ATGGGTAATGAGATGACTTGCATGCCTCggaaagaagggaaggagatcGCTAGATCAAGGAGCACAACTGTAGTCAGGTCTCATAGGAAGATGAGCACCGAAGAGGAGGCTCTGCACATGCAAGCATTAGCAATCGCCATGCAACATCATTCTCAGAGGTTTGATGGGTCCTTGTCAAGGAGGATCTCGGGTGCCAATGGGAAGCAGAACCTTCCTGGAGTGACCAGTTCGAGGAGGAGGAACCTGCCAGAGTCTTTGTCTCATGAGAAGTTG ACGCCAGACATTATTGACAATATGGAAACAAAGAAGTTTGTTCTAATTCATGGAGAAGGATTTGGAGCTTGGTGTTGGTACAAGTCCATTGCTTTTCTGGAAGAAGCAGGATTTCTTCCCATTGCACTGGATCTCACTGGATCAGGTATTGACAACACTGACACAAGCAGTATAACGTCATTGACAGAGTATGCGAAACCCTTGATAGACTACCTGTCGAACTTACGCGAAAgtgaaaag GTTATTCTGGTTGGACACAGCTGCGCAGGAGCTTGCGTATCTTATGCTCTCGAGTTGTTTCCGAAGAAGGTTTCTAAAGCAGTTTTTCTAAGTGCCGCTATGGTGTCAAATGGCCAGAGGCCATTTGATGTGTTTGCTGAAGAG cTTGCTTTCGCAGATATCTTTTCACAAGAATCACAGGTATTGATTCATGGCAATGGTAAAGGCATGCCGCCTACAGGACTCAAGCTGAAAAAACACCAAATCAAGGATTTGTACTTTAATCAGAGCCCTGCTAAG GATATTGCTTTGGCTGCCGTTTCCATGCGACCCATACCTCTAGGACCTATAATGGAAAGGTTGACACTAAGCAAGGAAAATCATGGAAGCGTTAGGCAGTTCTTCATTCAGGCACTCGAGGATCGCTTGCTCCCGCCCATTCGCCAAGAGAACATGGTGAAACAGAACGTACCAGAAAGGGTATACAAGATTAGAGGGAGCGATCATTGTCCTTTCTTCTCCAAACCACTGTCATTGCATAAAATTCTAGTCGAGATTGCGAAATTGCCGTGA